One stretch of Halapricum desulfuricans DNA includes these proteins:
- the gatD gene encoding Glu-tRNA(Gln) amidotransferase subunit GatD, with protein sequence MQPGDRVHVDRGEQSFDGVLLPSSTDEHLVIKLDSGYNVGVDRDAADIAVREEDVYDIEDAQADEGESEITFEEDLPTVALISTGGTIASTVDYRTGAVTAQFDAEDVLRAVPELAGLANYRGRVVANILSENMTPDVWQDLAEAIYEEIEAGADGVVVMHGTDTMQFSASAIAFMLETPVPIVFTGSQRSADRPSSDNVMNAVCAVEAAKSDAAEVMICMHADSSDEVCALHRGTRARKNHTSRRDAFETVGAEPLGEVGYEDREVSLRREYRERDEADPELHADIETEVELVKFTPGTDPAVLEAYDDKAGIVLEGTGLGHVNTDWIEYVDDLTDNGTHVVMTSQCLEGRVCDRVYDTGRDLLDAGVIEGEDMLPGTAKVKLMWALANAEDVEETMGTELAGEIQDRSVPWT encoded by the coding sequence ATGCAACCAGGCGACCGGGTTCACGTCGACCGCGGCGAGCAGTCCTTCGACGGGGTGTTGTTGCCGTCTTCGACTGACGAGCATCTCGTGATCAAACTCGACAGCGGCTACAACGTGGGCGTCGACCGCGACGCCGCCGACATTGCTGTCCGCGAGGAGGACGTCTACGACATCGAGGACGCACAGGCCGACGAGGGCGAATCGGAGATCACCTTCGAGGAGGACCTGCCGACGGTAGCGCTAATCTCGACCGGCGGGACAATCGCCTCGACGGTCGATTACCGGACGGGCGCGGTGACCGCACAGTTCGACGCCGAGGACGTGCTTCGGGCCGTTCCCGAACTCGCCGGGCTGGCAAACTACCGCGGGCGCGTCGTGGCGAACATCCTCTCAGAGAACATGACCCCCGACGTCTGGCAGGACCTCGCGGAGGCGATCTACGAGGAGATCGAGGCCGGCGCGGACGGCGTCGTCGTCATGCACGGCACCGACACGATGCAGTTCTCCGCCAGCGCGATCGCGTTCATGCTTGAGACGCCCGTGCCGATCGTCTTCACGGGTAGTCAGCGCTCGGCCGACCGCCCCTCCTCGGACAACGTGATGAACGCCGTCTGCGCGGTCGAGGCAGCGAAAAGCGACGCCGCGGAGGTCATGATATGCATGCACGCCGACAGCTCCGACGAGGTCTGTGCGCTCCACCGGGGGACGCGCGCTCGCAAGAACCACACCTCCCGCAGAGACGCATTCGAGACCGTCGGCGCGGAACCGCTCGGCGAGGTCGGCTACGAGGACCGGGAGGTGTCGCTGCGCCGCGAGTACCGCGAACGCGACGAGGCCGACCCCGAGTTGCACGCCGACATCGAAACCGAGGTCGAGCTCGTGAAGTTCACGCCCGGGACCGATCCCGCCGTGCTCGAGGCCTACGACGACAAGGCCGGAATCGTTCTCGAGGGGACCGGCCTCGGCCACGTTAACACCGACTGGATCGAGTACGTCGACGACCTCACCGACAACGGGACACACGTCGTCATGACCAGCCAGTGTCTGGAAGGTCGGGTCTGCGATCGGGTCTACGACACGGGCCGCGATCTGCTCGATGCCGGCGTGATCGAAGGCGAGGACATGCTCCCCGGAACCGCGAAGGTCAAACTCATGTGGGCGCTCGCGAACGCCGAAGATGTCGAGGAGACGATGGGGACCGAACTCGCCGGCGAGATTCAGGATCGGTCAGTGCCCTGGACGTAG
- the hpt gene encoding hypoxanthine/guanine phosphoribosyltransferase: MDRLRQSMLDAPIIEKDGYQYFVHPISDGVPMLEPELLREIVIKIIRKAELEDVDKIVTPAAMGIHISTAVSLMTDIPLVVIRKRQYGLEGEVSLQQATGYSENEMYVNDVYEGDKVLVLDDVLSTGGTLVGITGALEEIGAEIVDIVAVIKKVGGENKVEDTDYDVKTLINVDVVDGEVVIEDPQGDG; this comes from the coding sequence ATGGACCGCCTCAGGCAGTCGATGCTCGACGCCCCGATCATCGAAAAGGACGGCTACCAGTACTTCGTCCACCCGATCAGCGACGGCGTCCCGATGCTCGAACCGGAACTGCTGCGCGAGATCGTCATCAAGATCATCCGCAAGGCGGAACTGGAAGACGTCGACAAGATCGTCACGCCCGCCGCGATGGGGATCCACATCTCGACCGCGGTCTCGCTGATGACCGACATCCCGCTGGTCGTGATCCGCAAGCGCCAGTACGGGCTGGAGGGCGAGGTCTCGCTTCAGCAGGCCACCGGCTACTCCGAGAACGAGATGTACGTCAACGACGTCTACGAGGGCGACAAGGTGCTCGTGCTGGACGACGTGCTCTCGACCGGCGGGACGCTCGTCGGCATCACCGGCGCCCTCGAGGAGATCGGGGCCGAGATCGTCGACATCGTCGCCGTCATCAAGAAGGTCGGCGGCGAGAACAAGGTCGAGGACACCGACTACGACGTCAAGACGCTGATCAACGTCGATGTCGTCGACGGCGAGGTCGTCATCGAGGACCCGCAGGGCGACGGCTAG
- a CDS encoding amidohydrolase family protein, with product MEIEGTILTGRTFESVEGRVVVEDGEIAAVEETVTDSDAIVLPAFVNAHTHIGDSIAKEAGAGLSLDELVAPPDGLKHRLLRQASREEKVDAMARSLQFMERSGTGAFVEFREGGVEGVETLRDALEGLAIESVVLGRETVEAMHESDGFGASGARDGDFDAERNATRRADKRFGIHAGERDSADINPAMDLDPDFLVHMVHPEPLHYQRLDDEATPVVVCPRSNLVTGVGVPPIRELLDRTTVALGTDNVFLNSPSMFREMEFANKLADVSAREVLGMATWAGADIVGLNAGEIAEGKDARLLVLDGDSDNLAGAQDVVRAVVRRAGVDDVREVVLASE from the coding sequence ATGGAAATCGAAGGGACGATTCTCACGGGCCGGACGTTCGAGTCGGTCGAGGGCCGGGTCGTAGTCGAGGACGGCGAGATCGCGGCGGTCGAGGAGACCGTCACCGACAGCGACGCGATCGTGCTGCCGGCCTTCGTCAACGCCCACACGCACATCGGCGACTCGATCGCCAAGGAGGCCGGTGCGGGGCTGTCGCTTGACGAACTCGTCGCGCCGCCGGACGGGCTGAAACACCGATTGCTGCGACAGGCCTCCCGGGAAGAGAAAGTCGACGCGATGGCCCGCTCGCTGCAGTTCATGGAACGCTCGGGAACGGGCGCGTTCGTCGAGTTCCGCGAGGGCGGCGTCGAGGGCGTCGAGACGCTCAGGGACGCGCTCGAGGGGCTGGCCATCGAGAGCGTCGTCCTCGGTCGGGAGACGGTCGAAGCGATGCACGAAAGCGACGGGTTCGGCGCGAGCGGGGCCCGGGACGGCGACTTCGACGCCGAACGGAACGCCACCCGTCGAGCGGACAAACGCTTCGGGATCCACGCCGGCGAACGCGACAGCGCGGACATCAACCCCGCGATGGACCTCGATCCGGACTTCCTCGTGCACATGGTCCACCCCGAGCCGCTGCACTACCAGCGCCTGGACGACGAGGCGACTCCGGTCGTGGTCTGTCCGCGCTCCAATCTCGTGACCGGCGTCGGCGTCCCGCCGATCCGCGAGTTGCTCGATCGGACGACCGTCGCGCTGGGGACCGACAACGTCTTTCTCAACAGCCCCTCGATGTTCCGCGAGATGGAGTTCGCGAACAAGCTCGCGGACGTCTCCGCCCGCGAGGTGCTCGGGATGGCGACCTGGGCCGGCGCCGACATCGTCGGGCTGAACGCCGGCGAGATCGCCGAGGGCAAGGACGCCCGTCTGCTCGTGCTCGACGGCGACTCGGACAACCTCGCCGGCGCACAGGACGTCGTTCGGGCCGTCGTCCGGCGAGCGGGTGTCGACGACGTGCGCGAGGTCGTCCTCGCTTCGGAATGA
- a CDS encoding HD domain-containing protein, which produces MKTIKDSVHDYIEVEGVARDLLDSAPVQRLRHVKQLGTVTLVYPSANHTRFEHSLGVYHLAHRALDQLGIEGQQAERVRAAALLHDVGHGPYSHNVEELIHRHTGKYHDEVHDLLGSGRVARVLSEHGLNPDRVADMVAGEGELGQLVSGELDVDRMDYLARDAHHTGVPYGTIDHGRLVRELRFVDGDLVLADGNVQTAESLLLARALMNPVVYAHHVARIAKGMLRRGTERLLAATDVTPDRLRRMDDKDLLVALRSSDATATYGERLSYRDLYKRAVWAEMDAVPDELLDAPHGTIRDLEDEIAADADVDPERVILDVPDRPEMTETSSRVIVGGQVRRLEAQSTLVQALRAAQRDQWRLGVYAPADVRERVGDAAVRVLGPDLEEPLVSDVRPGIHATLDEFQ; this is translated from the coding sequence ATGAAGACGATCAAAGACAGCGTCCACGACTACATCGAAGTCGAGGGCGTCGCCCGAGATCTGCTGGACAGCGCGCCCGTCCAGCGACTCCGCCACGTCAAGCAACTCGGGACCGTGACGCTGGTCTATCCCTCCGCGAACCACACCCGGTTCGAGCACTCGCTCGGAGTCTATCACCTCGCACATCGCGCGCTCGATCAGCTCGGCATCGAAGGCCAGCAGGCCGAACGCGTCCGGGCGGCCGCGCTGTTGCACGACGTCGGCCACGGCCCCTACAGCCACAACGTCGAGGAATTGATCCACCGTCACACCGGCAAGTACCACGACGAGGTCCACGACCTGCTCGGGTCGGGCCGGGTCGCACGGGTCCTCTCTGAGCACGGTCTCAACCCCGACCGGGTCGCGGACATGGTCGCCGGCGAGGGGGAACTCGGGCAACTGGTCTCGGGGGAACTCGACGTCGACCGGATGGACTACCTCGCGCGGGACGCCCACCACACCGGCGTCCCCTACGGGACGATCGACCACGGCCGGCTCGTCCGGGAACTGCGGTTCGTCGACGGCGATCTCGTGCTCGCGGACGGCAACGTCCAGACCGCCGAGAGCCTGCTGCTCGCCCGGGCGCTGATGAACCCCGTCGTCTACGCTCATCACGTCGCCCGGATCGCCAAGGGGATGCTCCGGCGCGGGACCGAGCGCCTGCTCGCGGCGACGGACGTCACGCCCGATCGACTCCGGCGGATGGACGACAAGGACCTGCTGGTCGCGCTGCGCTCGAGCGACGCGACCGCGACCTACGGCGAGCGGCTGAGCTACCGCGACCTCTACAAGCGCGCGGTCTGGGCCGAGATGGACGCCGTGCCCGACGAGCTGCTGGACGCGCCCCACGGGACGATCAGGGATCTCGAGGACGAGATCGCCGCGGACGCTGACGTCGACCCCGAACGCGTAATTCTGGACGTACCTGATCGACCCGAGATGACCGAAACCTCGAGTCGGGTGATCGTCGGCGGGCAGGTGCGACGGCTCGAAGCCCAGTCGACGCTGGTGCAGGCGTTGCGGGCCGCCCAGCGCGACCAGTGGCGGCTCGGCGTGTACGCGCCGGCCGACGTTCGGGAACGCGTCGGCGACGCCGCCGTGCGGGTGCTCGGACCCGACCTCGAAGAGCCGCTGGTCAGTGACGTTCGGCCGGGGATCCACGCGACCCTCGACGAATTTCAGTAG
- a CDS encoding PaaI family thioesterase, translated as MDPVELFNEMPFARLLGIELTAAADGHAEGRLHVTDDHTTNPETGVVHGGATFALADSVADAAVVSLAGELVPTVDMRIDYLAPVTTDVYAVADVLRDGGSLAVAEVELFDESETHVATAHGAYKTSRPEADNVWRGSQR; from the coding sequence ATGGATCCGGTCGAGCTGTTCAACGAGATGCCGTTCGCGCGGCTGCTGGGGATCGAGCTGACGGCGGCCGCGGACGGGCACGCCGAGGGGCGACTGCACGTCACGGACGACCACACTACGAACCCGGAGACGGGCGTCGTCCACGGCGGGGCGACGTTCGCGCTGGCGGACAGCGTCGCCGACGCCGCGGTCGTCTCGCTGGCCGGCGAACTCGTCCCGACAGTCGACATGCGGATCGACTACCTCGCGCCGGTGACGACCGACGTCTACGCGGTAGCGGACGTGCTCCGGGACGGCGGATCGCTGGCAGTCGCGGAAGTCGAGCTGTTCGACGAATCGGAGACGCACGTCGCGACCGCACACGGGGCCTACAAGACGAGCAGACCGGAGGCGGACAACGTCTGGCGCGGCTCACAGCGGTAG
- a CDS encoding ArnT family glycosyltransferase, producing the protein MLGLRSAAGRAKRRLVADLRSDPYLVAILAVTILLAGLYVWHEIPNFATWDERDRILDPLVAYGRVIDEPSLGALREGVIWGREPFGATFYLYGLALLPVVIAAALLGDLDALASLGLPGKGSELFGFWEVWHTTPEWIWTASLLIVRLLNVAFAAGVVYLTYRIGTYLRDRTTGRLAGAFLAVTWGLITLAHEGGEDVPSVFALLLALYLLIQYVETGDRRRFFEASAVGAAAMTLKLTVAPIVFTIAAAHLLRIYREGDSWRRLFDDRDLLIDGAAVGAVVILLGFPTLLVGGFVEFFSRIIGHPAYRVAVEKGPSAPIWWWFLRGYVNAFGLPLFLASVFGLGAALVRLRNRWTDGSTILLAYLGLHVFLLAGFHDFRPHHLLATLPLLVVVLAAELSRLDEYRPAIARSAVAVLLITSGAYAAVGSTGYGSMPRAEAVEWMDDNVERDATMEFYTRGFEESATPHWIDAQYPYAGDDRASLEPCPEYVQLSYRDLLYLRSVPDDHRSSYVRHNTAARAAHVRALLNGSYGYEIVAEFGDRPPAFVPERPTPGSITEILPLGIYPQSDQYADEQELRANQYVAILEYNGSCEEPLPRPE; encoded by the coding sequence ATGCTGGGGTTGCGCTCGGCCGCCGGCCGCGCGAAGCGACGGCTCGTCGCCGACCTGCGTTCCGATCCGTATCTCGTGGCGATACTGGCCGTCACGATCCTGCTGGCGGGGCTGTACGTCTGGCACGAGATCCCGAACTTCGCCACCTGGGACGAGCGCGACCGGATCCTCGATCCGCTGGTCGCGTACGGGCGAGTCATCGACGAACCGAGCCTCGGCGCGCTCCGGGAGGGAGTCATCTGGGGACGGGAGCCGTTCGGGGCGACGTTCTACCTCTACGGGCTGGCGCTGTTGCCGGTGGTGATTGCGGCCGCCCTCCTCGGCGACCTCGACGCGCTCGCGTCGCTCGGCTTGCCCGGGAAGGGGTCGGAGCTGTTCGGCTTCTGGGAGGTCTGGCACACCACCCCCGAGTGGATCTGGACGGCAAGCCTACTGATCGTTCGCCTGCTGAACGTCGCCTTCGCCGCCGGCGTCGTGTATCTCACCTACCGGATCGGGACGTACCTGCGCGATCGGACGACCGGCCGACTCGCCGGGGCCTTCCTCGCGGTCACCTGGGGGCTGATCACCCTCGCCCACGAGGGCGGGGAGGACGTCCCGTCGGTGTTCGCCCTGCTGCTGGCGCTGTACCTGCTGATCCAGTACGTCGAGACGGGCGACCGCCGGCGGTTTTTCGAGGCCAGCGCTGTCGGCGCGGCCGCGATGACGCTGAAGCTGACCGTCGCGCCGATCGTGTTCACCATCGCCGCCGCACACCTCCTGCGGATCTACCGCGAGGGCGACTCCTGGCGGCGGCTGTTCGACGATCGGGACCTGCTGATCGACGGGGCCGCCGTCGGGGCGGTCGTCATCCTGCTCGGGTTCCCGACGCTTCTCGTCGGCGGGTTCGTCGAGTTCTTCTCGCGTATCATCGGTCACCCCGCGTATCGGGTCGCCGTCGAGAAGGGGCCGAGCGCGCCGATCTGGTGGTGGTTCCTCCGCGGGTACGTCAACGCCTTCGGGCTCCCGCTGTTCCTCGCGAGCGTGTTCGGGCTCGGCGCGGCGCTCGTCCGCCTCCGGAATCGATGGACCGACGGCTCGACGATCCTGCTCGCGTATCTCGGGTTACACGTGTTCCTGCTGGCCGGCTTTCACGACTTCCGCCCGCATCACCTCCTGGCGACGCTGCCGCTGCTTGTCGTCGTCCTCGCAGCGGAACTCTCGCGGCTGGACGAGTACCGGCCCGCAATCGCCCGGTCTGCCGTCGCCGTCCTCCTGATCACGTCCGGCGCGTACGCCGCCGTCGGTTCGACGGGATACGGCTCGATGCCCCGAGCGGAAGCAGTCGAGTGGATGGACGACAACGTCGAGCGTGACGCGACGATGGAGTTCTACACGCGCGGGTTCGAGGAGTCCGCGACGCCCCACTGGATCGACGCCCAGTACCCCTACGCCGGAGACGACCGCGCGTCACTCGAGCCCTGCCCGGAGTACGTGCAGCTGTCCTACCGGGATCTGCTGTATCTCCGATCGGTTCCCGACGACCACCGGAGTTCCTACGTCCGGCACAACACAGCGGCGCGGGCCGCACATGTCCGGGCGCTGCTCAACGGCAGTTACGGCTACGAGATCGTCGCCGAGTTCGGGGACCGGCCGCCGGCGTTCGTACCCGAGCGACCGACGCCCGGGTCGATCACTGAGATTCTCCCGCTGGGGATCTACCCCCAGTCCGATCAGTACGCCGACGAGCAGGAACTGCGGGCAAACCAGTATGTCGCGATTCTCGAGTACAACGGCAGCTGCGAGGAGCCGCTCCCGCGACCGGAGTGA
- a CDS encoding aldo/keto reductase: protein MDLPQVGLGTMGIDDPAVIETALAVGYRHLDTAQIYENERVVGEGLADSPVPREDVTLATKLWVDSLAPDAVEAGTRASLDRLGVDRVELLYVHRPRGSYDREGTMAALEAVHDAGLADRLAVSNFTPEQYDRAAEACSVPLVANQVEFHPLYQEPGVLEQARDRGYTVVAYSPLAGGEVFDVPEIRAVAEKHDTSPAAVSIAWVLAHDNVVTIPKASGREHLEANRAARELSLDPADVERIDGIEREVELFPE from the coding sequence ATGGACCTCCCACAGGTCGGACTCGGGACGATGGGTATCGACGATCCGGCCGTGATCGAGACGGCACTCGCGGTCGGCTATCGACACCTCGACACCGCACAGATCTACGAGAACGAACGCGTCGTCGGCGAGGGGCTGGCCGACAGTCCCGTCCCCCGCGAGGACGTCACGCTGGCGACGAAGCTGTGGGTCGACTCGCTCGCGCCGGACGCAGTCGAGGCGGGGACCCGCGCCAGCCTCGACCGACTCGGCGTCGATCGGGTCGAGTTGCTGTACGTCCACCGTCCGCGCGGCAGCTACGACCGCGAAGGGACGATGGCGGCACTCGAGGCCGTCCACGACGCGGGACTGGCCGACCGTCTCGCGGTGAGCAACTTCACTCCCGAGCAGTACGACCGCGCCGCAGAGGCCTGCTCGGTCCCGCTGGTCGCCAATCAGGTGGAGTTTCATCCGCTCTATCAAGAGCCCGGCGTGCTCGAACAGGCTCGCGATCGGGGGTACACCGTCGTCGCGTACTCGCCGCTGGCCGGCGGGGAAGTGTTCGACGTGCCCGAGATCCGGGCCGTCGCGGAGAAACACGACACCTCGCCCGCGGCCGTCTCGATCGCCTGGGTGCTCGCCCACGACAACGTCGTCACGATCCCCAAGGCGTCCGGCCGCGAGCACCTCGAAGCGAACCGCGCCGCGCGCGAGCTGTCGCTCGATCCCGCGGACGTCGAACGGATCGACGGGATCGAACGCGAGGTCGAGCTGTTCCCGGAGTGA
- the rqcH gene encoding ribosome rescue protein RqcH, with product MDEKRELTSVDIAALAGELGQYRGAHVDKVYLYPDEALLRFRMSDYDRGRTELLIEVGENKRAHVADPEHVPDAPERPPNFAMMLRNRLSGATLEAVEQFEFDRILTLRFEREADSTTVVAELFGDGNVAVLDENDDVVDCLETVRLKSRTVVPGSHYEFPSARFNPLTVDYERFRERMAQSDSDVVRTLATQLNFGGLYGEELCSRAGVPYNQDIEATGDEEFEALYREIESLSRRLGEGDLDARVYYEDSGDDRVRVDVTPFPLAEYADRESEPFESFNEALDDYFTNVDADHSDRDGGEERGRPDFEAEIEKQKRIIDQQQQAIEDFERQAEAEREKAELLYANYDLVDEVLSTVRAAREEGRSWEAIEETLADGAKRGIEAATAVVGVDASEGTVTVEVDDTRIELEVADGVEKNADRLYTEAKRIEGKKEGAKAAIEDTRERLEEIEAERDAWETTDEEEETDAEEAGDVDWLARSSIPIRQTEQWYERFRWFHTSDDFLVIGGRSADQNEELVKKYLDRGDLFFHTQAHGAPATILKATGPSESPDDDIEIPETSREEAAQFAVSYSTVWKEGKYAADVYEVDHDQVTKTPESGEYLEKGSFAIRGDRTYYEDTPVGVAVGIACEPETRVIGGPPSAITDRAETTIEVEPGQYAQNDIAKRLYREFKGRFADETFVRKVASPDLIQEFLPPGGSRMVE from the coding sequence ATGGACGAAAAGCGGGAACTGACGAGCGTCGACATCGCGGCGCTGGCCGGCGAGCTCGGCCAGTATCGCGGCGCGCACGTCGACAAGGTCTATCTCTATCCCGACGAGGCCCTGCTGCGGTTTCGCATGAGCGACTACGACCGCGGGCGGACCGAGCTGCTGATCGAGGTCGGCGAGAACAAGCGCGCACACGTCGCCGACCCCGAGCACGTGCCGGACGCGCCGGAGCGACCGCCGAACTTCGCGATGATGCTCCGAAATCGACTCTCGGGGGCGACGCTGGAAGCCGTCGAGCAGTTCGAGTTCGACCGCATTCTCACGCTGCGGTTCGAGCGCGAGGCCGACTCCACGACGGTCGTCGCCGAGCTGTTCGGTGACGGCAACGTGGCCGTCCTCGACGAGAACGACGACGTCGTCGACTGTCTGGAGACGGTGCGACTGAAGTCCAGAACGGTCGTGCCCGGCTCGCACTACGAGTTTCCCTCGGCGCGGTTCAACCCGCTCACCGTCGACTACGAGCGGTTTCGCGAGCGGATGGCACAGTCCGACAGCGACGTCGTCCGGACGCTGGCGACCCAGCTCAACTTCGGCGGGCTGTACGGCGAGGAGCTATGCTCGCGGGCCGGCGTTCCCTACAATCAGGACATCGAGGCGACCGGTGACGAGGAATTCGAGGCGCTCTACCGGGAGATCGAATCGCTGTCGCGGCGGCTCGGCGAGGGGGATCTGGACGCCCGCGTCTACTACGAGGACAGCGGCGACGACCGGGTCCGCGTGGACGTGACGCCGTTCCCCCTCGCGGAGTACGCCGACCGCGAGAGCGAGCCCTTCGAGTCGTTCAACGAGGCGCTTGACGACTACTTCACGAACGTCGACGCCGACCACAGCGACCGCGACGGCGGCGAGGAGCGGGGCCGCCCGGACTTCGAGGCCGAGATCGAGAAACAGAAACGCATCATCGACCAGCAACAGCAGGCCATCGAGGACTTCGAGCGCCAGGCCGAGGCCGAACGCGAGAAGGCCGAACTCCTGTACGCCAACTACGACCTGGTCGACGAGGTGCTCTCGACGGTCCGGGCCGCCCGCGAGGAGGGGCGATCGTGGGAGGCCATCGAGGAGACGCTCGCGGACGGTGCCAAGCGGGGCATCGAGGCCGCGACGGCCGTGGTCGGCGTCGACGCCAGTGAGGGGACGGTGACCGTCGAGGTGGACGACACCCGGATCGAGCTCGAGGTCGCGGACGGCGTCGAGAAGAACGCCGACCGGCTCTACACCGAGGCAAAGCGCATCGAGGGGAAGAAAGAGGGGGCCAAGGCGGCGATCGAGGACACCCGGGAACGCCTCGAAGAGATCGAGGCCGAGCGCGACGCCTGGGAGACGACGGACGAGGAGGAAGAAACCGACGCCGAGGAGGCCGGGGACGTCGACTGGCTCGCGCGCTCGTCGATCCCGATCCGCCAGACTGAACAGTGGTACGAGCGGTTCCGGTGGTTCCACACGAGCGACGACTTCCTGGTGATCGGAGGCCGAAGCGCCGACCAGAACGAGGAACTCGTCAAGAAGTACCTCGATCGCGGGGACCTGTTCTTCCACACGCAGGCCCACGGCGCGCCGGCGACGATCCTGAAGGCGACCGGGCCCAGCGAGAGCCCGGACGACGACATCGAGATCCCCGAGACCAGCCGCGAGGAGGCCGCCCAGTTCGCGGTCTCGTATTCGACGGTCTGGAAGGAGGGCAAGTACGCCGCCGACGTCTACGAGGTCGATCACGATCAGGTGACCAAGACCCCCGAGAGCGGCGAGTACCTCGAGAAGGGGAGCTTCGCGATTCGGGGCGACCGAACCTACTACGAGGACACGCCGGTCGGCGTCGCGGTCGGGATCGCCTGCGAACCGGAGACGCGCGTGATCGGGGGGCCGCCAAGCGCCATCACCGACCGCGCGGAGACGACCATCGAGGTCGAACCGGGTCAGTACGCCCAAAATGACATCGCCAAGCGACTCTACCGCGAGTTCAAGGGACGGTTCGCCGACGAGACCTTCGTCCGGAAGGTCGCCAGCCCGGACCTGATCCAGGAGTTCCTGCCGCCGGGCGGCAGTCGGATGGTCGAGTAA
- a CDS encoding MBL fold metallo-hydrolase: MAEQLRPGVWLLDVGLVRPVNTNSYLVDDGTVTLIDTGLWVNCPSLHSELAAAGYDPSDVDRVLLTHYDLDHTTGLGRLEPRFDGPVYIGRRDYDLATGGFDPPLVHHKGLFHRLVRPFFPIPAGDVRPVADGERIGEFTAFDTPGHNPGHVAYVHDSGAAFVGDLLWGGEDGLTTPVWLDSYDMDELRESVVDFYARAPPFEVLAMGHGTPITTGARAAYRELLDRL; this comes from the coding sequence ATGGCCGAGCAACTCCGACCGGGCGTGTGGCTGCTGGACGTCGGGCTCGTTCGGCCGGTGAACACCAACAGCTACCTCGTCGACGACGGGACGGTGACGCTGATCGATACGGGGCTGTGGGTCAACTGCCCGTCGCTGCACTCGGAGCTGGCTGCGGCCGGGTACGACCCGTCCGACGTCGACCGCGTCCTGCTCACCCATTACGATCTGGACCACACAACCGGACTGGGACGTCTCGAACCGCGGTTCGACGGCCCGGTCTACATCGGTCGCCGCGACTACGACCTCGCGACTGGAGGGTTCGATCCGCCGCTCGTCCACCACAAGGGACTGTTCCATCGACTCGTCCGACCGTTCTTTCCGATTCCCGCCGGCGACGTCCGTCCGGTCGCAGACGGCGAGCGGATCGGCGAGTTCACCGCCTTCGACACGCCGGGACACAACCCCGGGCACGTGGCGTACGTCCACGACAGCGGGGCGGCGTTCGTCGGCGATCTGCTGTGGGGTGGCGAGGACGGGCTCACGACGCCGGTCTGGCTGGACAGCTACGACATGGACGAACTCCGGGAGAGCGTCGTCGACTTCTACGCCCGTGCCCCGCCGTTCGAAGTGCTCGCGATGGGTCACGGAACGCCGATCACGACCGGCGCGCGAGCGGCCTACCGCGAGTTGCTCGACCGTCTGTGA